In a genomic window of bacterium:
- a CDS encoding type II/IV secretion system protein, which yields MLNKVISLRPQKAIDQEEEIILALEKQRVFSPEEIELLRRIKQKENHRLEEILYTKFSQREREILKVLCQIANVSEINLYSHKPKELLKKIPLDIAKKYKILVFEHLGDKVYKVATAWPTHPAVRALVRYIEDKNRVKLEVYGALPSQIEKTIKDYKKEILKKKAGAAHIVSRVITKKSQVSAVDTTKKEALASLEKLLVEQPRSVQELRDILAKGYVPQMIAAIISFAISKRASDIHIQPFSHKVLVRYRIDGVLSQVAEIKRELLPALVSRVKILADLRIDERRKPQDGRFSVMFGEKKIDLRISTLPTVYGEKVVMRILEKEKKLMDLRTLGLRGASYEHMVENIRKPFGMVVVTGPTGSGKTTTLYAALSMINRSEVNIVTLEDPVEYEIEGIAQSQIRPQAGFTFASGLRSILRQDPDIIMIGEIRDKETAEMAIHAALTGHLVLTTLHTNNASGAIPRLVDMGIEPFLIASAINLVIAQRLVRRICPYGKTEEKIPEALYEKVARIIKQIPKNSGLDIPEPPYRFYKGIEDSRCHQGYLGRIGVFEAIEIDDEIQALITQRVRGTDILRAARKKGMVTMFEDALVKAARGETTLEEALRVSIMGAELKEQF from the coding sequence ATGTTGAATAAAGTGATATCTTTGCGTCCCCAAAAGGCTATTGACCAAGAGGAGGAGATAATTTTGGCCTTAGAAAAGCAAAGAGTTTTTAGTCCAGAAGAGATAGAGCTTTTAAGGAGAATAAAACAAAAAGAAAACCACCGCTTAGAAGAGATTTTATACACTAAGTTTAGCCAGAGAGAAAGAGAGATACTCAAGGTGCTTTGCCAGATAGCTAATGTGTCTGAAATAAATCTTTATAGTCATAAACCAAAAGAACTTTTAAAAAAAATACCTTTAGATATCGCTAAGAAGTACAAAATTTTAGTATTTGAGCATTTGGGGGATAAGGTTTACAAAGTAGCTACTGCTTGGCCTACGCATCCTGCAGTTCGGGCATTGGTCAGGTATATAGAGGATAAGAATAGAGTTAAGTTAGAGGTTTATGGAGCTTTGCCTTCGCAAATAGAAAAAACTATAAAAGACTACAAAAAAGAAATTCTTAAAAAGAAAGCCGGTGCAGCTCATATTGTTTCTCGGGTGATCACAAAAAAATCTCAAGTTTCAGCTGTTGATACTACAAAAAAGGAGGCGTTGGCATCTTTAGAAAAATTATTAGTTGAGCAGCCGCGTTCTGTGCAGGAGTTGCGAGATATTTTAGCTAAAGGTTATGTGCCCCAAATGATAGCTGCTATTATTAGTTTTGCTATTTCTAAAAGAGCTTCAGATATCCATATTCAGCCTTTTTCTCATAAGGTTTTAGTCCGGTATCGTATTGACGGAGTTTTGTCTCAGGTAGCAGAGATTAAAAGGGAGTTGCTTCCGGCTTTAGTCAGCCGTGTCAAAATTTTGGCTGATCTTCGGATTGATGAGAGAAGAAAACCTCAGGATGGTCGTTTTAGTGTGATGTTTGGAGAGAAAAAAATTGATTTGCGTATTTCCACTTTGCCTACTGTTTATGGAGAAAAGGTGGTAATGCGCATTTTAGAAAAAGAAAAAAAATTGATGGATTTAAGAACCCTTGGCTTAAGGGGGGCAAGTTATGAGCATATGGTAGAAAATATTAGAAAACCTTTTGGCATGGTGGTTGTTACCGGCCCTACTGGTTCAGGAAAAACAACAACTCTTTATGCAGCTCTTTCAATGATTAACAGGTCCGAAGTTAATATTGTCACCTTAGAGGATCCAGTTGAATATGAAATTGAAGGTATTGCCCAGTCACAAATTAGACCGCAGGCGGGTTTTACTTTTGCTTCTGGTTTGCGGTCGATTTTAAGGCAAGATCCAGATATTATTATGATTGGTGAAATTAGGGATAAAGAAACAGCAGAAATGGCAATCCACGCGGCTTTGACCGGCCATTTAGTTTTGACTACTTTGCATACCAACAATGCTTCTGGCGCCATTCCACGTTTAGTTGATATGGGGATTGAGCCGTTTTTGATTGCTTCTGCAATTAATTTAGTTATAGCTCAGCGTTTGGTTAGACGCATCTGCCCTTATGGCAAAACTGAAGAAAAGATACCTGAAGCTCTTTATGAAAAAGTGGCTCGCATTATTAAACAGATACCTAAAAATAGCGGTTTAGATATTCCCGAGCCTCCTTATAGATTTTATAAAGGGATAGAGGATTCGCGTTGCCATCAGGGGTATTTGGGACGAATTGGCGTGTTTGAGGCTATAGAGATAGATGACGAAATACAGGCACTTATTACTCAAAGAGTTAGGGGGACAGACATCTTAAGGGCAGCTAGAAAAAAAGGTATGGTGACTATGTTTGAAGATGCTTTAGTTAAAGCTGCCAGAGGAGAAACAACATTAGAGGAGGCTTTGCGGGTTTCAATTATGGGGGCAGAACTAAAAGAGCAGTTTTAG
- the pilO gene encoding type 4a pilus biogenesis protein PilO, whose amino-acid sequence MRFNKSSLVSIGLVVLGIVVLYFGIFQGAKLLFASGQELGETKQELVNWEARQDFTRALSEKIKESTFQQELQIALPDSSATAELLSSIEAAAFKSQVGLSDFSPSLDYSANSAKKGTITSYELTITAEGSYNNLKNFISRLEKIKRVSRIDSLTLSKNLDGNLSANFKLIVYYLAK is encoded by the coding sequence ATGAGGTTTAATAAATCAAGTTTGGTATCAATCGGTTTAGTTGTTTTAGGCATAGTAGTACTTTATTTTGGTATTTTCCAAGGAGCAAAATTGCTTTTTGCTTCTGGTCAAGAATTAGGAGAAACAAAACAAGAACTAGTCAATTGGGAGGCGCGCCAAGATTTTACTCGTGCTTTAAGTGAAAAGATAAAAGAAAGTACTTTCCAACAAGAATTACAGATAGCTCTTCCTGATAGTTCAGCGACAGCAGAGTTATTGTCCAGTATTGAGGCAGCTGCCTTTAAGTCACAAGTGGGCTTAAGTGATTTTTCTCCTTCTTTAGATTATTCTGCCAATTCAGCTAAAAAAGGGACCATTACTTCTTATGAGTTAACCATAACTGCAGAAGGAAGCTATAATAATCTTAAAAATTTTATCTCTCGTTTAGAAAAAATAAAACGTGTTTCTCGTATAGATAGCCTTACTCTTTCTAAGAATCTTGATGGCAATTTGAGTGCTAATTTTAAATTAATAGTTTACTATTTAGCTAAATAA
- a CDS encoding PilN domain-containing protein, with protein MEETEKKLTLSGDNRLLVGGVIYFLALALIIWLGYAWRMIVVQRQNSKIQSIKAEVYAQVDEEELSQLEGRIGKLATLYGQPVVSKLLADIEKSIPKNTVLSSIEIEKDKLIIGGITTDYRSVPLFATALKQQSALLDNVEVREANHSAENGKVIVSFILESKL; from the coding sequence ATGGAAGAAACAGAGAAAAAATTAACATTATCAGGAGATAACCGTCTTTTAGTAGGAGGGGTAATATATTTTTTGGCTTTAGCTTTAATTATTTGGTTAGGATATGCTTGGAGGATGATTGTTGTTCAGCGTCAAAATTCAAAAATTCAGTCAATCAAAGCTGAGGTTTATGCTCAGGTTGATGAGGAAGAGCTTTCTCAATTGGAAGGCCGAATAGGCAAGTTAGCTACTTTGTATGGTCAGCCAGTGGTGAGCAAACTTCTCGCTGATATTGAAAAATCTATTCCCAAAAATACTGTTCTTTCTTCAATAGAGATTGAGAAGGATAAGTTAATTATTGGTGGGATTACTACTGATTACCGTTCTGTGCCTCTTTTTGCTACCGCTTTAAAACAGCAGAGTGCATTATTAGATAATGTAGAGGTTAGGGAAGCCAACCATTCAGCAGAAAACGGTAAAGTGATTGTTTCTTTTATTTTAGAATCTAAACTTTAA
- a CDS encoding VWA domain-containing protein, with translation MHSFKKLFVLAVALFLMLSSNTVLGMVPPPAAHLFLFSEEGIEEGELPVFAKSVYEVYRGQNRLLSSSTTNEVRNRANIQIDLEIEPLKKEAQETYLLLLVDSSWSMTNKCEDGRELNESCRSKMEAAQEGLLTFLDSLEQINLRRTSSTKIRVALLRYDTMIGYYNGEWKETYNNPNWVEEINFTSQVSSLRQQVEKITEDRIADRKCHQTAMGWGLSEGLRLFNNKVKNNSAKKVILNFTDGRQGKENIFYIANPSPGNESACYLNQNNPQYACTENWDFKRYLENPSRNPHYDCDTNHPPANSLELIEALKSDNIKLYNVGYGEDADGSPPRESSSLTSIHPIYNCPSSVCPGSIDGRGGDRSAVFEVRERSGIQYSLVKTDLPLPGVKFNLLNGLSFETGGMYYYIPQGSENIESIFRQILEALSGTGGIKVVESFSPSLLTFNSVEAFAGGVQVVPDSVNENNGQLEIVFPEDTIFENLNLKIYFSIKDSALGSGCVDCAGSKIQWFASQEGRLEENSLPQYNLLVSPGISGQGDIYLESQDIPLRADLVVLSANSSFHYPQGSLALLRDYDFEEESYSASQRFQKEVSGILEYFLSEQPTGIKVVDSLDGLTLRSGRLYILDSRSSPGREYILSSDLASAVCEKTFGVLVWGGNLNLSSDISCARGVFIVLPYGDIGGTIKVQSPVNLLGAFIAKKIEGNVEIQGRDKEAYWRDIPGLSPLLEKIYLYYPPSE, from the coding sequence ATGCATAGTTTTAAAAAATTGTTTGTTTTAGCAGTAGCTTTATTTTTGATGTTGTCCTCTAATACAGTTTTAGGAATGGTTCCACCGCCAGCAGCGCATCTTTTTCTTTTTTCAGAAGAAGGAATAGAAGAGGGTGAGCTCCCTGTTTTTGCTAAGAGTGTTTACGAGGTTTATCGAGGGCAAAACCGTCTCCTTTCTTCCTCCACAACTAATGAAGTAAGAAATAGAGCTAATATTCAGATTGATTTAGAAATAGAACCATTAAAAAAAGAAGCCCAGGAGACTTATTTACTTCTTTTGGTAGATAGTAGTTGGTCTATGACCAATAAATGTGAAGATGGAAGGGAATTAAACGAGAGTTGTCGGAGTAAAATGGAAGCGGCACAGGAAGGTTTATTAACTTTTTTGGATAGTTTAGAGCAAATTAATTTAAGAAGAACTTCTTCAACAAAGATAAGGGTGGCTTTACTGCGTTATGACACAATGATTGGTTATTATAACGGTGAATGGAAAGAGACCTATAATAACCCTAATTGGGTAGAAGAAATTAATTTTACTTCTCAAGTTAGTAGTTTACGTCAGCAAGTTGAGAAAATTACCGAAGACCGTATTGCTGATCGCAAATGCCACCAGACAGCAATGGGGTGGGGACTTTCAGAAGGATTAAGGTTGTTTAATAACAAGGTAAAAAATAATTCAGCCAAAAAAGTAATTTTAAATTTTACAGATGGCAGACAGGGTAAAGAAAATATATTTTATATTGCTAATCCTAGTCCGGGGAATGAAAGCGCTTGTTATTTAAATCAAAACAATCCTCAGTATGCCTGCACAGAAAATTGGGATTTTAAGAGATATCTTGAGAATCCTAGTCGGAATCCGCATTATGATTGTGACACCAATCATCCGCCAGCTAATTCCTTAGAATTAATTGAGGCGCTTAAGAGCGATAATATTAAATTATACAATGTAGGTTATGGCGAAGATGCGGATGGGAGCCCTCCGAGAGAATCCTCGTCTTTAACATCTATTCATCCTATTTATAACTGTCCGTCTTCTGTGTGTCCAGGCAGCATTGATGGTAGAGGCGGAGACAGAAGTGCGGTTTTTGAAGTTAGGGAAAGGTCAGGAATCCAATATTCTTTGGTCAAGACAGATTTGCCTTTGCCAGGTGTCAAATTTAATCTTTTAAATGGCTTATCTTTTGAAACTGGAGGAATGTACTACTATATTCCTCAAGGAAGTGAAAACATTGAGAGTATTTTCCGCCAGATATTAGAAGCTTTGAGTGGTACGGGAGGCATAAAAGTAGTGGAAAGTTTTTCCCCATCTTTGCTTACTTTTAATAGTGTTGAGGCTTTTGCCGGTGGAGTTCAGGTTGTGCCTGATAGTGTAAATGAGAATAATGGGCAGTTAGAGATTGTTTTTCCAGAAGATACCATATTTGAAAACTTAAATTTAAAGATATATTTTTCTATTAAAGATAGTGCTTTAGGTTCCGGATGTGTGGATTGTGCTGGTTCTAAAATACAGTGGTTTGCTTCTCAGGAAGGTCGTTTGGAGGAAAACAGTTTGCCCCAATACAACCTTCTTGTTTCTCCCGGAATTTCAGGTCAAGGTGATATATATTTAGAAAGTCAGGATATTCCCTTGAGAGCTGATTTGGTTGTGCTTTCTGCTAATAGCAGTTTTCATTATCCCCAAGGCAGTTTGGCTCTTTTGCGTGATTATGATTTTGAGGAAGAGAGTTATTCTGCTTCACAACGATTTCAAAAAGAGGTAAGTGGAATTTTGGAATATTTTCTCAGTGAGCAGCCGACAGGTATAAAGGTAGTTGATAGTTTGGATGGTTTGACTTTGCGTTCAGGCAGGCTTTATATTCTTGATTCCAGAAGTTCGCCGGGTAGAGAATATATTTTGAGTTCTGATTTAGCGAGTGCTGTTTGTGAAAAAACTTTTGGCGTTTTAGTTTGGGGAGGAAATTTAAATTTATCTTCTGATATAAGCTGCGCGCGCGGTGTATTTATTGTTTTGCCCTATGGGGATATCGGAGGAACAATAAAGGTTCAGTCGCCAGTTAATCTTTTAGGGGCTTTTATTGCTAAAAAGATTGAAGGCAATGTTGAAATTCAGGGAAGAGATAAAGAGGCTTATTGGCGTGATATCCCTGGACTTTCTCCTTTGTTAGAAAAAATATATCTTTATTACCCACCTTCCGAATAA
- a CDS encoding thioredoxin family protein → MKKKQADKIGERIGLAVLGFFIIFLAAVGGMYWYIKSKSTQNVAGEVTGPLESNNEEQNYSADWSNKDKERLAKFLAEKGVVLYYGNSCPHCHDQLEMFGEAQKYLKSIDCYFEENMAVCNQAQIEGVPTWKYKGEAKVGVRELDELAKWVGFKK, encoded by the coding sequence ATGAAAAAGAAACAAGCAGATAAGATTGGTGAGCGAATTGGTTTGGCAGTGTTAGGTTTTTTTATTATTTTTTTGGCTGCTGTTGGCGGTATGTATTGGTATATTAAAAGCAAATCTACCCAAAATGTTGCTGGCGAAGTAACGGGTCCGTTAGAAAGCAATAATGAGGAGCAGAACTATTCAGCTGATTGGAGCAACAAAGATAAAGAGAGGTTGGCAAAGTTTTTAGCAGAGAAAGGTGTGGTGCTTTACTATGGAAATAGTTGTCCTCATTGCCATGATCAATTGGAGATGTTTGGGGAAGCGCAAAAATATCTAAAGAGTATAGATTGCTATTTTGAAGAAAATATGGCTGTGTGTAATCAGGCGCAAATTGAGGGAGTGCCTACTTGGAAGTATAAAGGGGAAGCAAAAGTAGGGGTACGAGAGTTGGATGAATTAGCTAAATGGGTGGGGTTTAAAAAGTAA
- the rpmG gene encoding 50S ribosomal protein L33: MAEATAKKEKKNLVKLACQKCKRLNYRVSKSRRLVQEQEKLRLKKYCSVCRQRTLHEEVR; this comes from the coding sequence ATGGCAGAAGCAACAGCAAAAAAGGAAAAGAAAAATTTGGTAAAATTAGCTTGTCAAAAATGCAAGCGCTTAAATTACCGCGTAAGTAAGTCGCGGCGTTTAGTGCAAGAACAAGAGAAGCTTAGACTTAAAAAGTATTGTTCTGTTTGCCGTCAAAGAACACTACATGAGGAAGTAAGGTAG
- a CDS encoding tetratricopeptide repeat protein, which produces MLQVVLVLILSVILVVLFKRFHLIASQGVSEQSLVKTPLSSKLQNQKKKRETLLKKKLKLEKALEKVRSLKRKGEVDKAEKVLLKLLGIFSQKAVVFYELGLLYLEQKKYKNAISALKTAIRRDSENGFYYHALGLAFLKNKDYRQAAESFDKALHFNNKIAYRWADLALALVGLERFKEAREAIKQALEIEPHNVRYRAILESVERKIA; this is translated from the coding sequence ATGCTGCAAGTTGTTTTGGTTTTGATCCTTAGTGTTATTTTAGTTGTTCTTTTTAAACGTTTTCATTTAATTGCTTCTCAAGGTGTAAGTGAACAGAGTTTAGTTAAAACTCCTCTTTCATCTAAACTACAGAATCAAAAGAAAAAAAGAGAAACTTTGTTAAAGAAAAAATTGAAGCTTGAAAAGGCTTTAGAAAAAGTGAGAAGTTTGAAACGTAAAGGTGAAGTAGATAAGGCGGAAAAGGTTTTGCTAAAACTATTGGGTATTTTTTCTCAAAAAGCAGTAGTTTTTTATGAGTTGGGTCTTTTGTATCTTGAACAGAAGAAATACAAAAATGCTATTTCTGCTTTAAAAACAGCTATTAGACGAGATTCAGAAAATGGATTTTACTACCATGCTTTAGGTTTAGCTTTTTTGAAAAATAAAGATTATCGTCAGGCAGCTGAAAGCTTTGATAAGGCTCTGCATTTTAACAATAAAATTGCTTACCGTTGGGCTGATTTGGCTTTGGCTCTGGTTGGTTTAGAACGTTTTAAGGAAGCAAGAGAGGCAATAAAGCAGGCGCTTGAAATCGAGCCCCACAATGTAAGGTATAGAGCTATTTTAGAATCAGTAGAGCGCAAAATTGCTTGA
- a CDS encoding stage 0 sporulation protein, producing the protein MKKYILLQTRGGEERGIFEFEGKIEPYAVVESEWGREIGRVLGLVKHPDKKEVKGKIIRFLSGKEKELETYLLNAKIKEKKSFKVFSDLVKKYKLDKEGMKPIKAYITFDQKRLIFYYTAPQRIDFRELLRELISLFPQVIRLQQITPRQSALIKGGIGICGQELCCQRFLSNLVKITPDMVKEQLSAVASREKSKGVCGRLRCCLLYEQGVYKEEAKKLPKIGTAVKIGDKEGEVISGNILTREVVVRFKDGGTAVVKADQVVPKKN; encoded by the coding sequence ATGAAGAAATATATTCTTTTGCAAACAAGAGGAGGAGAAGAAAGAGGCATTTTTGAGTTTGAAGGAAAGATAGAACCTTACGCTGTAGTAGAAAGTGAGTGGGGGCGTGAAATTGGAAGGGTTTTAGGTTTGGTTAAGCATCCAGACAAGAAAGAAGTTAAAGGAAAAATCATTCGTTTTTTAAGCGGCAAAGAAAAAGAACTTGAAACTTATTTATTGAACGCGAAAATTAAAGAAAAGAAATCCTTTAAAGTTTTTAGCGATCTCGTAAAAAAATATAAATTAGATAAAGAAGGGATGAAACCTATAAAGGCATATATTACTTTTGATCAAAAAAGGCTTATTTTTTACTATACTGCTCCGCAAAGGATTGACTTTAGAGAGCTTTTAAGAGAGCTTATTTCTCTTTTTCCTCAGGTAATTCGTTTGCAACAGATTACTCCTCGCCAGTCTGCTTTGATTAAAGGAGGGATTGGGATTTGTGGACAAGAGCTTTGTTGCCAAAGGTTTTTATCAAATTTAGTTAAGATTACTCCAGATATGGTTAAAGAGCAGTTGTCAGCTGTTGCTTCAAGAGAGAAGTCTAAAGGGGTATGTGGTCGTTTGCGTTGCTGTCTGCTTTATGAACAAGGGGTTTATAAAGAAGAAGCCAAAAAGTTGCCAAAGATAGGAACAGCTGTTAAAATTGGAGACAAAGAGGGGGAGGTAATTTCTGGTAATATCTTGACTAGAGAGGTTGTGGTGCGTTTTAAAGACGGAGGAACAGCAGTAGTAAAAGCTGACCAGGTAGTTCCCAAAAAAAACTAA
- a CDS encoding zinc-ribbon domain containing protein, giving the protein MAEEIKTDKTIICAKCNKPFVWSKEEQAYYQKIGLKHEPKLCPKCREERKKMKAKEITCLKCGRKGHIRGEIPDLKGYCEPCFEEIIQEAKNKGEEIKEIREPEKQ; this is encoded by the coding sequence ATGGCAGAAGAAATCAAAACAGACAAAACTATTATTTGCGCTAAATGTAATAAACCATTTGTTTGGTCTAAAGAAGAACAAGCTTACTATCAAAAAATTGGACTTAAACATGAACCCAAACTCTGCCCCAAGTGTCGCGAGGAAAGAAAAAAAATGAAAGCCAAGGAAATAACCTGCCTTAAGTGCGGAAGAAAAGGGCATATACGGGGAGAGATACCTGATCTAAAGGGCTATTGTGAGCCTTGTTTTGAAGAAATTATTCAAGAGGCAAAAAATAAAGGGGAAGAGATTAAAGAAATTCGCGAACCAGAAAAACAATAA
- a CDS encoding 50S ribosomal protein L28: MRCEICGKKPAKGRSVSYSKKRAIRRFKPNIQKALVFYKGKWQRLKICTKCRKKLLQEEKIKIK; encoded by the coding sequence ATGAGATGTGAAATCTGCGGGAAAAAACCGGCAAAAGGCAGAAGCGTAAGTTATTCAAAAAAACGTGCGATCAGACGATTTAAGCCCAACATCCAAAAGGCTTTGGTTTTTTATAAGGGGAAGTGGCAGAGGCTTAAAATCTGTACAAAGTGTCGTAAAAAGCTTTTACAAGAGGAGAAGATAAAAATAAAGTAA
- a CDS encoding site-2 protease family protein: protein MLILNVLSNPLLAIAFLVGILLAISVHEFAHALAAVRAGDLTPKLAGRLTLNPLAHLDPLGTLFLLLAGFGWGKPVPINPFNLPNPQKSQAWIALAGPLANIILALILAIPIRLSHFGLWPEGLIAAQIIQILQIIIELNLLLAVFNLLPIPPLDGSKIIFAFVSQETQVAIEQIGPWVLFALLFLSFATPVNIFSATLFPLIQYLNYLITAFPFS from the coding sequence ATGCTTATTCTTAATGTTCTTTCTAATCCTTTATTGGCCATTGCTTTTTTAGTGGGTATTCTTTTGGCTATTTCTGTCCATGAATTTGCCCATGCTTTAGCAGCTGTTAGAGCCGGAGACCTTACTCCAAAATTAGCCGGCCGCCTAACTTTAAATCCCCTTGCCCATTTAGATCCTTTGGGAACTCTATTTTTGCTCTTGGCTGGGTTTGGCTGGGGCAAACCTGTGCCAATTAACCCTTTTAATCTGCCTAATCCTCAAAAAAGCCAGGCATGGATAGCTTTAGCTGGTCCTTTAGCTAACATTATTTTAGCTCTTATTTTAGCTATACCCATTAGGCTCTCCCACTTTGGACTATGGCCAGAAGGATTAATAGCAGCACAAATTATACAAATACTGCAAATAATTATTGAGCTCAATCTGCTTTTAGCGGTTTTTAACCTTTTGCCAATCCCTCCTCTTGACGGTTCAAAAATAATCTTTGCCTTTGTTTCTCAAGAGACTCAAGTAGCTATTGAACAGATTGGACCTTGGGTTTTGTTTGCTCTGCTTTTTCTTTCCTTTGCCACCCCTGTAAATATCTTTTCTGCCACCCTTTTCCCTCTAATCCAATATCTAAACTATCTTATCACCGCTTTTCCCTTTAGCTGA
- a CDS encoding arginine--tRNA ligase, with protein MLIEKAEQRLREKFKFDFEFKESKVADLESSLFFVLAKKKKKSPQQIADTYLCEIKEFFSDFRVEFSSGFLNFFFKKEALIKELKRLLLEKEDFFRVKGRKKKINLEFVSANPTGPLHLGNLRGAPAGEVLSQVFRWRGNEVIKEYYVNDLGTQTENFLETVIYWLAGSVYSFPEGGYKGDYPRQIALKLKKKREIKDLIEDFKSQKITLAKLKEKLRPKVISLSLADIFKTLKKIGVSFDVVSNESSLKSDLVLKKLNKKGCTLKKEGAVWFISPKHKDLLGDRECVLVRSDGRPTYFLNDIAYHLDKVKRGAEEMIDVWGANHFGHKPRLKAALEVLDAKANLEIVFYQPVRLKKAGEVLLMAKRKGTYITADQVLDLVEPDVFKVYLLSRTLNAPLDFDLDLFKKEAKKSPVYYLKYMSARIYGILAKVEEPNVEANYKKLGDYEMDLIKRFVLLPYKIYKTAQLLEPHFIYEEALRFAESFHRFYDNCPLKDEKDLGLKKARFEILKGALLTAQVLAQILGIDLPQKM; from the coding sequence ATGCTTATTGAAAAAGCGGAACAGCGTTTAAGAGAAAAATTTAAGTTTGATTTTGAGTTTAAAGAATCTAAAGTGGCTGATTTGGAAAGCAGTTTATTTTTTGTTTTGGCTAAAAAAAAGAAAAAATCCCCTCAACAGATAGCTGATACCTATCTTTGTGAAATAAAAGAGTTTTTTTCAGATTTTAGAGTAGAGTTTAGTTCTGGTTTTTTGAATTTCTTTTTTAAAAAAGAGGCTCTAATAAAGGAATTGAAGCGCTTGCTCTTAGAAAAGGAGGATTTTTTCCGAGTTAAAGGCAGAAAGAAAAAAATTAATTTAGAGTTTGTTTCTGCTAATCCTACCGGTCCTTTACATCTTGGTAATTTAAGAGGTGCTCCTGCCGGAGAGGTTCTTTCTCAAGTTTTTCGCTGGCGCGGAAATGAAGTTATAAAAGAGTATTATGTCAATGATTTAGGCACTCAAACAGAGAATTTTCTAGAAACCGTGATTTATTGGTTAGCAGGTAGTGTTTATAGTTTTCCTGAGGGGGGATACAAGGGAGATTATCCACGTCAGATTGCTCTTAAGCTAAAAAAGAAGAGGGAAATTAAGGATTTGATAGAGGATTTTAAGAGCCAAAAGATAACTTTAGCTAAATTAAAAGAGAAGCTGCGGCCAAAAGTTATTTCCCTTTCTTTAGCTGATATATTTAAGACTTTGAAAAAAATAGGGGTCAGTTTTGATGTGGTCAGCAATGAAAGCTCTTTAAAAAGCGACTTGGTTTTAAAAAAGCTTAATAAAAAAGGATGCACTCTTAAAAAAGAGGGGGCAGTTTGGTTTATTAGCCCTAAACACAAAGATTTACTGGGAGATAGAGAGTGTGTTTTGGTCCGTTCTGACGGCCGCCCAACTTATTTTTTAAATGATATTGCTTACCATTTGGACAAGGTTAAACGTGGGGCTGAAGAAATGATTGATGTTTGGGGAGCTAACCATTTTGGCCACAAGCCTCGTCTTAAAGCGGCTTTAGAAGTTTTGGATGCCAAAGCAAATCTTGAAATTGTTTTTTACCAGCCGGTTCGGTTAAAAAAAGCAGGGGAAGTTTTATTAATGGCAAAAAGGAAAGGGACTTATATCACTGCTGATCAAGTTTTGGATTTGGTAGAGCCTGATGTTTTTAAGGTTTATCTCTTAAGCCGAACTTTAAATGCTCCTCTTGATTTTGATTTGGACCTTTTTAAAAAAGAGGCTAAGAAAAGTCCGGTTTACTATTTAAAGTATATGTCTGCCAGAATTTATGGGATTTTAGCAAAAGTGGAAGAGCCGAATGTTGAGGCTAATTATAAAAAATTAGGTGATTATGAAATGGATTTGATCAAGCGTTTTGTCCTTTTGCCTTATAAGATTTACAAAACCGCTCAGCTTTTAGAGCCGCATTTTATTTATGAAGAAGCACTGCGTTTTGCTGAGAGTTTTCACAGGTTTTACGACAATTGTCCTCTTAAAGACGAAAAAGATTTAGGTCTTAAAAAAGCCCGTTTTGAAATTCTTAAAGGTGCTCTTTTGACTGCTCAAGTTTTAGCGCAAATTTTAGGTATTGATCTACCCCAAAAGATGTAA